The Aminivibrio pyruvatiphilus genome segment AAATCAACCTGATCGAAAGGGAGTGGACAGTATGAGTGTTTTTCTTCGTGTGACGGATATCTTCAAGGCGAATGTGAACGACATGCTTGATCGCATGGAAGATCCTGAAAAGATGGTCAAGCAGATGATCATCGAAATGGAAGAGGCCCTCGTCAAGGCCACTTCCGGGCTGGCAAAGGCGATGGCCAA includes the following:
- a CDS encoding PspA/IM30 family protein, translating into MSVFLRVTDIFKANVNDMLDRMEDPEKMVKQMIIEMEEALVKATSGLAKAMA